The window TTGTAGAATTGACCAGCTGCGCCCGCAGCATCCTGGCGCCCACGTCCGGTCCTGACCCTTCCGTTATGAAGCTGACGAGCACGAAGGTCCTGTTCACGTCCACGGGCGTGCTCAAGGTCGCGTTGACGGAGGTCGTCGGTTCGATCATCGTGAAGACCGAGCCCTTCTGGACCATGGCATCCCCGGGATTGGTGAACTCCACCACCTGCCACCAGATCGCGTGTCCCGCGTTGGCACCGTATACCCTGAACTGGACGTTGCTCGCGTTGGTCAGTTCCCCGAGGACGGGATCATCGTAGCTCCAATTGATGTCAGCGCTCGAAGGCGTCTTGGACCACAACACGAAGGCCTGACTGACGTTCGCAACGGGATTGATGGCGACATCCATAACGGTTGATGTCTGAGAGGGGATCTGTCCTCTCTGCACCTGCACTCCCAAATGATACTCAACGACGTACCACTGAATAGTGATGGGTACCGGCACGGCCTCGTTCGTCACTCGTACGAATTCGAGTGCGGTGGATGTGGCGATCCTGCCCCTGACCTCGGAGCTAACGGGACGCCCGCCATCATGGCGAGCATTAAACATGAGGAACGTCTTGGTCATGTCGACCGCCGATATGGGAATCATCACGACGCCGTTGGACGAGCTCACCGAGGTGCCGCTCTGCAGCGACCTCACCCCCCCGCCAGAGCTCGCGTTCGTCGGAGGGCTGCTTGCCGATGTGTTCCCGTAGTAGAGGTAGTAGTCCTTGTCGGACAAAGAGGCCGTGATGACCCTGTGAAGTGCAAACCAGATTCTCGTGGACGTGTCGTTCCACGCCGAGCCCGGGTCGAGGCTCCGGTTGAGCTCAACCCATGCTGCACCGTCCCAATGGACCACCCGCATGTCGTCGCCGTCCGCCTGGGACTTGCCGGCAGACACGAGTGCAGCGTGGTCGAGGGCGGTTGACACCGCGAATCCCGCGGGGAGGTCGGACAGGCCTGCTGTGACGGTCATGCTCTGCCTGAACTGACATTGGGTCCCGTTCCACCAGGGTCTGGGGAGCTCGCTGAAATGCATGTGAAGGACATAGGGTCCCGCATCGATGTTAACGTCCGCGGTGCCCGTGTGCAAGGAAGGAGCCAGCGAAAGGAGCATCAGTACTGCGATCGCAACTGCGGGAACTCCCCTGAGCCACGAAGGTCGCGTACTCGATGATATGCCCGTCGTGCTGCGTGACATCATTTCGACCCTCCCTCCTGATGGCCGCTGCCATCCGCCTCGTCGAGATCCAGCGCCTTCTCAATCTCGAAGGGGCCTTCTCCGCCGTCCTCGGCCTCGATGTCGTTTGTGGGGTCGAACTCCCCCAGATGCTTTCTGAGGATCCGTTCCACTCCCGCGAATCCCGCTAGGAATCCGCTCCAGTCCTTCAGCTCGTCGGCATATGTCCTCTCGATTTCCTCCAAGGCTTCCTTCAGAGGCCGCATGTTCCTTCTCGTCTCGTGCCCGCTGTAGACGATGGCAAGGTACACCTGTTCGCCCTTCTCGATCAGAATCTTCTGGTCCCCGAAGTCTATCCTCCTCACGGGTACGTCCTCTATCTCTCGGAACGAGTCCCGTATGAACTCCTGGATCACGGTGAACATGCTCGAGAAGATGTCCTCGTCGACGTAGGTCTCCTTCTCCATCACGGAATGGCTGATGAGGGTGCCACTCCTGTGGATCAGGAACGTCTCGTCGATGTCAATCCTGGCGAAGAACCATCTCGAGAATATCGCGAGTATCAGGCCCGCAAGGATGATCGTGATTATGGACCACGGCCAGTATATCTGGTCCCAGATGGAGGGCGGTGGCGGACCGATGATGCTGACCCGGATAGTGGCATAGGTCGTTAATGAACCATCGCTCACCTCGAGGCGGATGTAATCGGTGCCCTCGTCCGAATAGGCGAACAGGAGCATGTACCCGGCGATGGAGGGCGTCTCCGCGTAGTCGCCCGACACGAGGATCGTCAGCTCCGAGAAGCTGTTGTCGACGTCGTGGATATACTCCGTCAGGTCCAGAGTGTAGGTCTGGCCCTTCATCAGGACCAGGTCCGCGATGGGCAGTATCACGGGCGCGTCGTTGACCGGGAGGACGTCCACCTTTATCGTCTGCTCCCTTATCCCGCCGAACGTGTCGGTCGCTCGGAAGGTCACATACTCCACACCGAACCAGTCCTGAACGGAAGAGAAGTCGACGACGAGAGTTGAGTTATCGATGGACACGATGACGTTCGAAGAGAGGCTGGTATATGTGAGCTCATCTCCGTCCGGATCGAGGAAGTGATCGTCGATCGTGAACGCGTCCGAGAGTCCATTGTCCTCGAAGAAGATGAAGTCAGGGATGGGAGAGGCGACCTCTGGCGACAGGTTGTCGAGCACAGTTATGTTGATGTCCTGGAACGCTTCCTCCAAGCCGTCGCTCACGGTGATCCGGACAGCGAAGGTCTGCCCGCTCAGGCTTACTGGGTAGTAGATGTACATGACAGTCGTCTGGCTGCCATAGATGAATATGTGAGTGGGATCGTTGGTGGTTATCAGGAGATCGGACGTGTCGTTGTCCACGTCGTGGACGTAGGGCATCAGGTCGAACGTGTAGTTGATCAGGGGGCTGGCGATGTCATCATAATGGACCACGAGGTCCGGGACGCCCGAGATCGTCGGCGGGTCGTTGACGGGGAGGACCGTCACAAGGACGATGTCCTCTGCTCTGGCGTTCTCGGGATCGATCGCCCTGAAGGTCACGATCTCCTGTCCAGACCAGTCCACGGGGGCCTTGAAGTCCACCGTGTGGTCCTCGTTGATCGTGATGTCGACCTGGATGTTCCCGGTCGTGTAGAAGAGGCTGTCCGCGTCCGGGTCATCGAAGTAGTCGTCCAGGTCGAAGTAGTTTATCACCTCCTCGCCCTCGTAGAGGGTGATGTCCGGCAGCTGCGTCGTCAGAACCGGCACGTAATCCTCCGATACCGTGATCGCCAGCAGCGTAAACATCTCCCCTCCGTCCTCGTCGTGGACCGCTATTCTTGGATACTGGGGGGAGAGGTCGAGGTACTCCTCGGGGTAGGTGAATGTCCCCCACAGCCCGTCGAAGGATACGTGGTCGGCGTCGGTGCAAGTCAGCGTGAGGTCCTCCTTCGCGGTTTCAACATCCGAGACGTAGTCGTAGAAGTAGTAGGTGTAGGCGACGTCGTAGTGTAGCGTGAAGGGAGTAATGCTCTCGATTGTGGGCCTATCGTTCACGGATGTTATGTTGACGTAAAGGGTCTGGCCGTCTGTATGGCCATCCTTGTCCCTCAGCCATATCGTGAGCTCGTCGCTACCGTAAGCGTCCGGGACTGTGGTGAGCGTTATCAGGTGGTTCCCGATGACATTGTCTCCGCTGATCGTCGTCAGCGAGGGATCATGGTCCGTGAAGAACCACGTGAGGTCGGAGAGAGGGTCCTGAGGATCGCTCGCGAACGCGGAGAGGTCGAGGCTCCAGCTGCCGTAGTCCTCAGTCTTGAGCTGATCTGGTACGGTTCCCTGTATCGCTGGATCGACGTTGGTCACGACGACGGAAACGTTCGCGGTGCCGGTAACATTGCTCTGGAGCGTGGCGGTGATCCTGATCCAGCCGTCGAGCAGTGATGTGTCCTGTGCCCTGAGCGTGGCGTTCTGGATCAATGAGTATGTCACGGTACCCGCGTTCGTCTCCCAAACCGAATCCACTATCGCCACGAGGTTTCCATCCAAGTCGTAGCCCGTGGCGGTGAAATCCATGTATTCTAGGTGCTCGATGACCGCTGGGTCCGGCTGCACCTGGATCGTGTCCAAGGCGCCCGCCACTACTGTCATCCAGTCCGTCGTGTTCGTGTGTCCGAGGCCATCATCGATCGAGACCGTTCCTGTTCCGACCGTCGTCGCCTCGAATAGAGATGTTTCAGAAGGTCCTGCGGGAATGGTTCCGATGCCTCCGTTGACCGCCCAAGTGACGTTGGCGGGACCTATCATGTTCCCGTCGGCATCGTACTCGTATGCTGCGAGGTTCACGCTTTCGTCCGCCGTCAGCGTTCCAGGGCTCCATGGTTCAATGCCAACGCGGAATCTCGAACCTACCACTACTTGTATCATATTCGTCGTGTTCGTGTGTCCGAGGCCGTCATTCGCTGTGATCGTTCCGATGCCAGGCTGTGTCGGATCGAAGACCGCTGAGGAGTTGGGACCAGGGGTTATCGTTCCTACGCCCCCCGCCACCGACCAATTGGCGAGAATGGGTCCCACGAGATTGCCCTCGGAATCGTATGCGCTCACGTTGAGGAACAGCATGTCGTCGGTCGTGAGAGTGCCTGGATCCCACGGGTCTATCCCTATTCCGGAAGCCGCCCCAGGAAGGACGTTGACGGTCGTGTAGTTGGATATCGTGTCGTCCGAGTTGTTGCAGTAGACGCGCCAGGTTCCTGCGGTCCCTGGATTGTAGACACCACTAGCGTCGACGGCACCGGTTGGGTCCGTTGTAGACCAGTACTGAGCGAACGTCACCACATTGTGGAAAGGGTCATGTCCAATGGCATCGAGGTCGATGACATCATCGGCAGTGCCAGTCCATGTAGCGAGAGACATGTGAATGTGGTCCAGGGCTCCGGAGAAGGAGTAGGTAATCGTCATGTTGAAGAGCGTCGGCGTCGATGCCGTGTCCATCGTCGTGAGGTTGGCCATGAACCTGATCGACGGCGAGAGGACAGATTGCAGACTCTCTCCAGTATTGACAGGGGTCCAGGACATGCCGGAATCAGTGGAATAGGAGAATGTCACGTTGGAGTCGAGAGGCCCGTTGTAGAGAGCGTCGAAGTCCTCCCAGCTGACCCAACTGGCGGGAGCAAAGTCCTCGGTCTCCAGGATTCCCTCAGATGCGTACTTCCAGTAGTCGATCCTGACTTCCTCCAGGACAGGCGTCTTGGTCGTGTTGTACGTCTCCATCTCGACCTTGTACTGCAGGCACATGTCGGATAGCGAAGTGATCTGAGAACCGAGGGGCGACAGGTAGGCGGGAGACCAGCTGCTCCAGCTCCCGGCGCAATCGCCTGAACGAGTGTGCAACGACAGGTTCGTCTGGCTGGGCTGACTGGAGTTCCAGCTGATGTTCCCCCAGTTGACTTGGGACTGCCCGTCCATCACTCTCGAGACGAACGAGCCGTTGGCGTATCCTCCCTCTGTCGTCACGTAGTCGACTCTGAGTCTTGGACGCCTGCCAGGTGAACCCCATTCCTTGCTGTTGAATACCTTCCTGCTCTCCAAGTAAGGCTGGTCCTCCGCCATGAGGATTGCGCCGTAGTTCGTCCTCGTGCCGGTCATCCAGTCATCTACAAGCGCTGTTATGTCCCACAGATGATTGATCGTCTGGTTCGTTACGTCGGTCAAAACGAATTCGGCTGTGGCATTGAAGTCACCGCCTGGCGTGACCCAGCTGGTGACTCCGTCCCGACTATCCCATGTGACACCGTTGGTCGGATTTCCGTCGCCCGTTCCCTCAACCCATGAAGCGGTCACCTGGTGCGCCGAGACGTTAACGGGATTGGCGCTGGCCGCCCATTCGAGGTTTAACCGTATTTCCGCGTGAGTAATCAGGTTGAGAGCCCCGATTGCGCTAAGGTCAAACTGAATGAGAATCCTCTCTGGCTCAGAGGATTCCACATTCAACTCCACGGAGGCCCCGTAGTTCTTGTTGCCTCCGCCCGCGGCGGTGATGTAAGCGTCCTTTCCATTTCCATAGTCGACCCCGATATCGAAGGATCCGGGCGTGCCAGCGGCAGCCGTGTCGTTCAACGTGATATTCCCGGGAACAGATACCAGATCCACGTTCAGGAATGTCGACCCTTGCTGGAAGTCCGCCTGGCTGGTGTCGACGAATTGGAACGGCAGGACCTCGAGCGTGACGTTGCCGGCGCCGAAGCTCAGGTTCTGGAAGGTGTAGTTGGCGGGATTCTGGAAGGCCCATGTGGCCGTCGCTGTCCCGTCACTGTTGTCCACCAAGGCGGGATCGGACAAAGAGTCGTCTGTCAGGGCCATGAAACTGGAAGCGAGTAGCAAGAAGACCAGACACGTCAGTCTCGCGTTGCTTACGCTCGATGATTGATTTGCATACGTTCGTTTGAGATCGCCCTTCACGAATTGCCTCCGGCTGCGAGGAACATCTATGCTCCAGTGAACCATTCTCCTCGTTCCGATAAAACGATGAGTCTTCGATTATCAGGTCTGAGAATCAGTTCCGATAGTCTCGGTGGGACAGTACTCCCGCCCCGATCCCCGCGAGGGGTCGACCTCCCTGCAGAGCGCCTGGAAGTGACAATGTCCATCACCAAATCACCGCTGCGGATGGTCGGAAGACCCCGCATTCTAAAGTTTCTTATACCGTCTAACTGTTTTCGAGGCAATGCCAGTCATCACGCTAGATTACGGTGACCTCATCTCGCTCATCGGCCAGGATGTCCCGATGGACGAGCTCCTGGAGAGAATCCCGATGCTCGGAGCCTCCCTGGAGGGAGTGGAAGGCAACGAGATGAGCGTGGAGTTCTTCCCGAACAGGCCTGACCTCTATTCGGTCGAAGGGGTCGCCAGAGCCCTCAGGGGGTTTCTGAACTTCGAGAAGGGGCTCGCCCATTATCCAACGGAGGACTCGGGGATCGACTTCATAGTCGACAAGAGCGTGACGGATGTCCGCCCGTACGCCGTTGGAGGCGTCGTGAGGGACGTGGAGATGACGGACGAGCTCGTGAAGTCCCTGATGGACATGCAGGAGAAGCTTCACCTCACGATGGGCAGGAAGAGGAGAAAGGTCTCGGTCGGCGTTCATGACATAGACAATGTGGCTCCGCCCTTCACATACATGGGCGTTCCGCCGGAGGAGAGGACGTTCTTCCCGCTCCAGGGCACGCGGGAGATGAACATGGCCGAGATCCTGCGCGAGCATCCGAAGGGCGTCGACTACGCGTACATCCTCGAGGGGAAGGATAGGTTCCCGCTCATAGTCGACAAGAATGACGAGGTGCTCTCGTTCCCGCCGATCATCAACGGGATCGCGACGACAGTCACGGAGGAGACCACGAACCTCTTCCTCGACGTCACGGGTCTGGACTACGAGGCCGTCCACACGACGCTCGTGATCGTGGCGACCGCACTGGCCGAAAGAGGCGGGAAGCTCCAGACGGTCAATCTTCACACGCCGGAGGGCGACAGTATCACACCTGACCTGACCCCAAAGACGAGGGTCCTGAACAGGGTTTACGCGAACAAGCTCATAGGGGTCGACCTCAGCCCGGAAGAGACGGTGGACTGCCTCGAAAGGATGAGGTTCGCCTGCAACGTCACGGGTGAGGACATCGAGGTCCAGATACCCGCCTACAGGAACGACATCCTCCACCCCGCGGACCTCGTGGAGGACGTGGCCATTGCGTACGGATATGAGAGAATCGAACCGCAGACGCCGAGGGCGACGACGACGGGGAGCCTGATACGGTTCAACGAGGCCTGCAACTCGCTGCGCAACCTGATGATAGGATACGGCTACACGGAGGCGAGCACGCTCAGCCTGGTCGGCGCCGACTCCCAAGAGGAGGGTGTCGAGCACGTGAAGCTGATGCATCCCATAACGACGGAGCAGTCGACACTGAGAACGTCCCTCCTTCCCTCCCTGATGACTCTCCTGCAGGCGAACAGGCATCACGAGCTCCCGCAGAGGTTCTTCGAGGCGGGGGACGTCGTCATAGAAGCCAAGAACGTGAGGAAACTAGCGGGCGTGTCGATCCACGCGAAGGCGGGCTTCACCGAGGTCAAGTCCCTCGTCCAAAGCCTCCTTCGCGACCTGGGGCACGAGATGAGTATCGAACCGCGAAAGGACGGCCTGTTCATCAGGGGCCGGGCAGCGTCCGTGGTCAAAGGAGGAGAGGATATCGGCAAGTTCGGTGAGATGACCCCTGACGTGATCGATGAGTACGAGCTGAGCTACCCGGTCGTTGGCTTCGAGCTCGACCTTCCCTCGCTGTTGGCCGACTGAGGCAAAAGATTCAATTATCATTCCTCATTCTCTCTACCGAGCTGAGGTAGCTAAGCCCGGACCAAGGCGCCGGCCTTGAGAGTCGGTGGTGCACTGCACCGCGGGAGTTCGAATCTCCCCCTCAGCGTGCAGAAGCGAGGGTAGCCAAGCCTGGTCAACGGCGCTAGGTTGAGGGCCTAGTCCTGCAGAGGTCCTTGGGTTCGAATCCCAACCCTCGCACTCCTTCTGGACGCGCTCGATCGGGCCGCCAGATTGACGTGCATTTGCTCACGTTTATATATCCCAGCGGCATTGCTTCGAGAGGACTATGGCCACGCTGTCCAGAGTGGTCAAAGACAACAAGGAGATGAGTGCGATGACAGACAAGAAAGCGGACCTCGCCGGTCCCGGCATAGGAGACTACGCCGAGCTAGAGAAGATCCTGCCGCAGGACTACAGTCCTCTGCTGACACCGAAGGAGACGCAGAAGGCCATTTTCGCGATGAAGAGCTACATCGAGGAGGGGCTGTGCAAGGAGCTCAACCTGATGATGGTCTCGGTCCCGCTCATCGTGGACGTCAAGAGTGGTGTGAACGACGACTTGGACCGTGACGGCTCGCGGTCCCCGATACAGTTCCACATCTCCAACGACTATGACAAGAACCCGATTGATGCTCAGATAGTGCAGGCGGCGACGAAATGGAAGCGCGTCGCGCTGAAGCAGTTCGACATGCAGGTCGGCGAGGGCATCTGCACGGACATGCACGCGGTGCGGAAGGACTACTTCCTCGACCACGACCACAGCGCCTACGTGGACCAGTGGGACTGGGAGATGGTGATCTCCGACGAGCACCGGAACCTGGCGTTCCTGACGGACATCGTGGAGAAGATCTGGAAGGTCCTCAAGGGCGCTGAGACGCGCGTCCAGGAGATGTTCCCGCAGCTGGTGACGGACAAGTATCCCAGCCTGCCCGAGAAGCTCAAGTTCCTGCATGCCGAGGAGATCCTCGAGAGATATCCTGACCTCCCGCGAAAGCAGCGCGAGACGGAGATCCTGCAGGATTTCCCCGCCGTGTTCATCTACGGCATCGGCTGGCCGCTCGAGGACGGCTATCCGCACGAGATGAGGGCCGCGGACTACGACGACTGGGTCACGGAGACCGTGTCCAAGGACGGGAAACCCATGCATGGGCTGAACGGAGACATACTCGTCTGGAACCCCGTGACAAAGCGGAGGCACGAGCTGACATCCATGGGGATCCGCGTGAACCCGGAGACGCTCAGGCAGCAGCTGGAGATGTCCGGACAGCTGGACTTCTTGGAGCTTCCATACCATCAGGGGATACTGAACGGCGAGCTCCCGCTAAGCGTCGGCGGCGGGATAGGACAGTCCCGTACGTATATGCTCCTGCTCAAGATGGCGCATCTGGGAGAAGTGAGCGTCAGCGTCTGGCCGAAGATACTGAAGGACATGTGCGCGAAGAAGCAGATTTTCGTTCTTGAATGATAGTTCAATCCGTTTCTCGAGCGAGTGTTTCATTAAGTCCAATGCCATTTCCGTGTCTGACACAACGAGCAACACCCGATGTGCGGTGTCTGTTCACGGGGACAACTCATGAAGGTCAGAGTAGCCACAGGAACCGCAATCCACCTCGGGCTGAGGAAGGGCAAGCTGCCATCCAGACCAACGACGGCCCATCTCCTGACGCCTGGCAAGTGCACCTTCGATTGCGCATACTGCACCAAGGCAAGATCCAGCGCTTCGAACCCTGATTTCATGTGCAGGATCACATGGCCCGCTCATTCGGAACCGCACGTGTGGGACGCGCTTGAGGAGACGTCATCAGCCTTCACGAGGATTTGCATCCAGGTCGTCAACGGCCCGGGCTGCTTCGAGACCGCGAAGAGATGGGCCCGAGAGGCCAAGAGCCGGTGCGACCTTCCCGTGAGCGTTGAAGCGCGGGTGAACAGACCGAGCGACGTGGCGGAACTGCTGAGAGAGGGCGCCGACTGCGTAGGCCTGCCGCTCGATGTCGCGTCCGAGAGACTGCATCCGGTCCTGAGGGGAGGCCGACTCGATGAGGCTCTGGAGCTGACACTGTCATCCGCAGATTCCTTTCCGGGAAGGGTAAGTACGCACATCATCGTGGGTCTGGGAGAGACCGACGAGGAGATGGTCGATGTCTCCCGGAGAGTGTTGGAGAAGGACATACCGCTCGCCCTGTTCGCTTTCACACCGTGCAAGGGAACCAGGCTGGAGAACATAGACCCGCCGAGCCTCAAGCGGTTCAGGAAGATACAGCTGGCAACCCACCTCATCGCGGAGGACGCCAGCACGAGGTTGGAGTACGATCGAGCAGGAGGACTGATCCTGCCTTCCATCGAGGATGACGACCTCATCAGCATGATGGGCGAAGCTCTTCTCACGCGGGGATGCGAGGGGTGCAACAGGCCCTTCTACAATGAGAGACCTGGATGCACGCCGTACAACTACCCAGAGACCCTCACGGAAGAACAGATTGCGGAGGAGATGCGGGTGATACGGAGTTGACGCGGACCCGAGACGTAGACACGGAGACAGGCAAGCCGATTTGGAGGCTTCTAGAGACCGGTCATGCGGACGCTTTCCACAACATGGCCCTGGACGAGGCCATCTTGGAGGCAGGAAGGGACGGCAGGGTTCGGCCCACGCTACGACTGTACGGCTGGAGCCCACCGGCGGTCTCGATCGGGTACTTCCAGAGGCTCGATGAGGAGGTTCACACTCAGACGTGCGAGGACCTGGGAATCGACGTCGTGAGGCGCATCACCGGCGGCGGGGCGGTCCTCCACGACAAGGAGGTCACCTATTCCGTCATCGCTTCCGAGACGGATGATTCAATACCCAGAGGTATGCTGGAGTCTTACAAGCTGATATGTGCGGGCATAATCGAGGGTCTCAGGAGCCTCGGAATCGAGGCGGGCCTTTCCGGTAACGATATTGTCGTTGGCTCGGAGAAGGTCTCGGGAAACGCCCAGAACAGAAGGTGGGGGGCCATCCTGCAGCACGGGTCAATATTCCTCGACGCGGACTACGAGACCATGTTCAGCGTCCTGAACGTCGCAAAGGAACAAATGAATAGGGGAAACACGTGTATGGTGAGAGGGAGGATGACTTCCCTGCGGGAACTGAGCGGCAAAGGGCCGGATTTCCGGACGGTCTCCAGCCACTTGGCAAAGGGATTCGAGAAGGCCCTGGGGATCGAGTTCTCGAGCGCGGAGCCCGCGAAGGAGGAAACCGAGAGGGCGGAGAGCCTGGCCCGCACGAAGTACTCCACACCGGAGTGGAACGGGAGAAGATGAGGGAGTGATGCTGATAGTCGTCTACCTGATCGTGGCAGTGGGGTTCTTCTTCCATCCATAACGTGATGCCCGGGGACCTAGCGCGAGCTAGCTCCCGAAAAGGGTCCTTACGAAGCTGATGTCCTCGGAAGTGACGTTCCTGTACTTCACGAAGAGCAGATCGAACGGGCTAAAGCTCCTCTCCTCGATCAACCTCTTCGCTCGGGGAAGGTCCATCTCGATGTAGATATCGTCAGGAGCGTTGTCCGGATCGACGTCGAATGATATTTCTCCGGAGCTGACGGAAAAGAGGTAACGCGCATCCTCCCTGACGACGAGGTGAACGCTCCTACCCTCGTACCTCTCCAGGGCATGAGCTATTGTGGGATCCTCATCCTTTCGTCTGTCAAGTTCCTCTAGGGACCGCCTGAAGAGGTCATCGAAGTACGGCATACCGAAGGCTGATTCCAAAGCTCGTATTTTCAACTTCCCATCGAATTCGGTCCTGCGGGTCAGGTGCGGAGCGTGGCATTTGATATACCAGGCGGAACTTGAGGTCCATAACTGGTGATGGCATGTTGGACAGGCATGATAGGGAACTGGAAGGTTTCTACCACTACTGCCCGGCGGTGGCTATGATCGTGACCGTCAGCAGGGGACCGGAGAAGGACGCCATGGCGGCGGCTTGGCACTCGCCCATATCGTTCGATCCTCCACTGTACGGAGTGTCGGTCTCACCGAAGCGGCACACGTATCAGATGATTATGGACGCCAAGGAGTTCGGTGTCAACTTCGTGCCCTTCGAGGTCGCGGAGCTCGTTGCGCAAGTGGGCGGTTGCAGCGGGAGGGATGTGGACAAGTTCGAGCGATTCAAGATTGAGGAGGTCGATCCGTTGGAGACCTCGGCTCCCATCATACGGGACTCCTACGCGGCCTACGAATGCCGGCTCTTTGCCAGCAACTCTCACGGTGATCACGAATGGTTTGTCGGAGAGATCGTCGCGGCGCACGCAGATTCCTCGGCCTTCGCAGAGGACGGTGTCATCGACGTGCAGAAGGCGGTGCCCACTCTGTATCTGGGCCTGGATCGCTATCTCAAGATTGAGTCGTCCGAGACCATCGAGCTTGATAGAAGAAGGCTAGCCGATCTGCGCCGATAGAATCCGTCAAGACGCTTCTGTCCCATCTCCTCGAGGACCACTGCAGGCGTGAGAGCAATGGAAAAGAGACTGGCCAAGAACAGGGTTCCAGCGTAGTCTCCGACTCTAGGTTCACCTCAGTCCAGAAAGAAGAGAAGGACAGTAGACTGGGGCAGGAGAGGAAGGAGGGCAACGAACGTACAGGGCGTCGTGTCCCTATCGAATCAGAACTCACTCTTGGTGTACTGCGTAGCTGGACCTCTCTCCAGTTTTGTTGCCTTGGATTCGAGTTCTTTCACCCGCATCTTCATCTTCTTCAGAAGCTCTTCCTGCTTGGCGATCTTAACCTTCAGCTTCGCGGACTCTGTTCGGAATTTGGCTGCCCTGTGCCGATCCTTGGCTCTTTTCTTTTCCGCCTTTGCCTGTTTCACAGATTTGGCCATCATCTTACCCCCGCAATTCGGGCGGGCGCATCTCTGCGCCCATACGCATAAGGATAGATATCCTAATAATCTCTTTGGTCGAGGTCAGGAGAGAGAACGGACCGTTCTTCACAGGGAATAGTACCATAGAACGCTCCTAGGAGAGATACACATCGCTGATAACGATGATACAAGTGATATATAGAAAGATGGAGAATGATGACGTGCACTTTCAGTGTAAGGTCTAGCTATGCCCAGGAAGAAAAAGAAGAAGTTCACTGAGGACTTCATGAAGAAGTGGAAAGAAACCACGAGCGATGAAGAAGTGACCAAGACGAAGAGGATCCTCAGGAGACAGGAAGAGCTGCTGAAGAAGCATCCGAAGAACGTCAACTTGTGGTTCGCCAGAGGCGAGGTGTTAAGGAGCATGGGCGAGCACGAGAAGGCGCTCAAGTGCTACGATGCTGTGGTGAATCTCGAGCCTGGACACAAAGCGGTCCACAATGCAAGGGCGAGCGCACTCGCGGCCCTAGGCAAGAGGGACGAGGCGGTCGAGTCCTATGAGAAGGCGCTCCAGCTCGCCAAGGAGGCGGAAGAAGAGGTTGCAGATGTCGAGCCCGCCATCGAGGATCTCGAAAAGCTCATCGAGGATGTCACCCCTCTGGATGAGCTGGAGGAGATTGCAGAGGAACCGGCCCCGCCAGAGGAGCCCGAAGAGTACTTCGCCTGCCCGATGTGTGGTGAGCTTCTTGATCCTGAGGAAAGCAGGTGTTCGACTTGCGGTACGGAATTCCTGGAGGAAGTCGACGAGGAGGAGATCCTGGAGAGACTGGAAGCCCTGGAATCCGAAATCATG of the Candidatus Thermoplasmatota archaeon genome contains:
- a CDS encoding flavin reductase family protein, with amino-acid sequence MLDRHDRELEGFYHYCPAVAMIVTVSRGPEKDAMAAAWHSPISFDPPLYGVSVSPKRHTYQMIMDAKEFGVNFVPFEVAELVAQVGGCSGRDVDKFERFKIEEVDPLETSAPIIRDSYAAYECRLFASNSHGDHEWFVGEIVAAHADSSAFAEDGVIDVQKAVPTLYLGLDRYLKIESSETIELDRRRLADLRR
- a CDS encoding radical SAM protein, whose amino-acid sequence is MKVRVATGTAIHLGLRKGKLPSRPTTAHLLTPGKCTFDCAYCTKARSSASNPDFMCRITWPAHSEPHVWDALEETSSAFTRICIQVVNGPGCFETAKRWAREAKSRCDLPVSVEARVNRPSDVAELLREGADCVGLPLDVASERLHPVLRGGRLDEALELTLSSADSFPGRVSTHIIVGLGETDEEMVDVSRRVLEKDIPLALFAFTPCKGTRLENIDPPSLKRFRKIQLATHLIAEDASTRLEYDRAGGLILPSIEDDDLISMMGEALLTRGCEGCNRPFYNERPGCTPYNYPETLTEEQIAEEMRVIRS
- a CDS encoding lipoate--protein ligase family protein; translated protein: MTRTRDVDTETGKPIWRLLETGHADAFHNMALDEAILEAGRDGRVRPTLRLYGWSPPAVSIGYFQRLDEEVHTQTCEDLGIDVVRRITGGGAVLHDKEVTYSVIASETDDSIPRGMLESYKLICAGIIEGLRSLGIEAGLSGNDIVVGSEKVSGNAQNRRWGAILQHGSIFLDADYETMFSVLNVAKEQMNRGNTCMVRGRMTSLRELSGKGPDFRTVSSHLAKGFEKALGIEFSSAEPAKEETERAESLARTKYSTPEWNGRR
- the asnA gene encoding aspartate--ammonia ligase, producing the protein MATLSRVVKDNKEMSAMTDKKADLAGPGIGDYAELEKILPQDYSPLLTPKETQKAIFAMKSYIEEGLCKELNLMMVSVPLIVDVKSGVNDDLDRDGSRSPIQFHISNDYDKNPIDAQIVQAATKWKRVALKQFDMQVGEGICTDMHAVRKDYFLDHDHSAYVDQWDWEMVISDEHRNLAFLTDIVEKIWKVLKGAETRVQEMFPQLVTDKYPSLPEKLKFLHAEEILERYPDLPRKQRETEILQDFPAVFIYGIGWPLEDGYPHEMRAADYDDWVTETVSKDGKPMHGLNGDILVWNPVTKRRHELTSMGIRVNPETLRQQLEMSGQLDFLELPYHQGILNGELPLSVGGGIGQSRTYMLLLKMAHLGEVSVSVWPKILKDMCAKKQIFVLE